One Ignavibacterium album JCM 16511 genomic region harbors:
- a CDS encoding DUF3109 family protein, with amino-acid sequence MFFGKIIAIEDVLIREEVLNTPFACDLTKCKGACCTLDSEFGAPVKEEEIEQIKEILPVVKDYISEEHWNEIQNKGFFEKKSDELLLRSINNKACVFVYYEGDIAKCSIEKAFFDGKVKFRKPISCHLFPIRVAKFGGDILRYERFSECAPALENGKTQNITIAEFCKDSLIRLYGEKWYSQLKEKSGR; translated from the coding sequence ATGTTTTTTGGTAAAATAATTGCTATTGAAGATGTCCTTATTAGGGAAGAAGTACTAAATACACCTTTTGCATGCGACCTTACAAAATGCAAAGGAGCTTGCTGTACGCTTGATAGTGAATTTGGTGCGCCGGTAAAAGAGGAAGAGATTGAGCAAATAAAAGAAATACTTCCCGTTGTTAAAGATTATATCAGTGAAGAACACTGGAATGAAATACAAAATAAAGGTTTTTTCGAAAAAAAATCTGACGAGCTTTTACTTAGGAGTATAAATAACAAAGCTTGTGTGTTTGTTTATTACGAAGGCGATATTGCAAAGTGTTCTATTGAAAAAGCTTTCTTTGACGGAAAAGTGAAATTCAGAAAACCGATTTCCTGTCACTTGTTTCCGATAAGAGTTGCAAAGTTTGGTGGCGACATTCTCCGTTACGAAAGATTTTCTGAATGTGCACCGGCTTTAGAGAACGGGAAAACACAAAATATAACAATTGCAGAATTCTGCAAAGATTCTTTAATAAGACTTTATGGAGAAAAATGGTATTCACAACTAAAGGAAAAATCAGGTCGTTAA
- a CDS encoding DUF2721 domain-containing protein yields MNQIPSIVEIIQLMLAPGLMISACGLLLLGMNNKYSLVVNRIRLLNDERRKIVHKLDDENFNFHENVRLASISKQLDALVFRVKLVRNAVLSYTIAVALFVLTSLTIGAEEIFSIKRLTSIITILFSLGMLSVLIGVIFAAYETYKGYEIVRFEVLAEE; encoded by the coding sequence ATGAATCAAATTCCATCTATCGTAGAAATCATTCAACTGATGCTCGCACCAGGATTAATGATTTCTGCCTGCGGGCTTTTATTACTTGGGATGAACAATAAATACTCTTTAGTTGTAAACAGAATCAGGTTATTAAATGACGAAAGAAGAAAAATTGTTCACAAGCTTGATGATGAGAATTTCAATTTTCACGAAAATGTTCGTCTTGCAAGTATATCAAAACAACTGGATGCACTCGTCTTCAGAGTAAAATTGGTTAGGAATGCTGTACTGTCATACACAATAGCAGTTGCATTATTTGTTCTAACATCATTGACAATCGGAGCTGAGGAAATATTTAGTATAAAAAGATTGACATCTATAATTACTATTTTATTTTCTTTAGGAATGCTCTCGGTTTTAATCGGAGTAATTTTTGCCGCCTACGAAACATACAAAGGATATGAGATAGTAAGATTTGAGGTTTTGGCTGAGGAGTAA
- a CDS encoding lamin tail domain-containing protein, whose amino-acid sequence MKKLYFIISLICIQQIFSQTDTSVIFSEIMFYPSSGNNEFVELFNLSTTESINLSNWKIKYYTSTADVITDAGFGTVLPPQSFAIIFENDYDIINGIYSGLVPANALILKISDGSFGSSGMANTTSRPLWLINTANDTIDYYFYSADNLQTFSDEKILMNRDSSQTNWANSLVSNGTPGFSNSVTPLNYDLQLSSLIFNPPQPILGEDVTLNATVSNRGVLNASNFLVEIFNDTNFDSIGQGSEIIYSQSYSNLVSGDSIVASTILTNLQMGYYQIIAKVTFNEDENPQNNQLIKLLRIYSPGNVYNDLVINEIMYAPLSGQPEWIELLNKSANPVNLKKWNFSDATSSITITNQDFILQPDSFVVLTADSSILNYFPVASPIIKISMPALNNTGDAVVIKDSMNFLVDSVSYLPLWGGNSNGKSLERIFKNNPSNDPQNWKTSQSIFRATPGKINSVTPKDYDLTITEFKPINNYGIVGEQISFSSKIKNIGLNNSAHFDLLLYHDLNLDSIPQTNELLSQQSFITLNIADSLETVFSTVIFDEGENNFILKIQTSPDNDTTNNIAFSKIVGVVVNEIRNDIVINEIMYAPTSPEPEWIEIYNRSNKIINLQGYKVADAVDTTKVISTSVVLNPGEFFVIAKDSSITTFYNIQSGFFVNAFPTLNNTDDKIILLDSLNRVIDSLKFFSSWGGLNGKSLERVDVNFSSIDSLNWKTSLSRYKATPGTFNSVTKKDYDLLVSEILFTPKFPLNGDNVGVAAVIKNIGNLSASFTLRLFEDTNLDSLPDILIETSSQFQLANDDSVIVNFSYLIQNLTSKKAFYIIADFQSDQDTSNNYFYKIIEPGFPPQTIVVNEIMFAPAGGEPEWIELYNNLSEQINLNGWKISDVLTTPVAVEIKSNLIIAPNEYVILTRDTTIFDYHRFIPSQILKLNLPNLNNDFDGVVLKDKRGFTIDSVYYSNQWGGTNGYSLERISSLINSNQSSNWSSSKDVEQSTPGRINSFTPKEFDLLVSEIIFNPRFPVLNDDVNMSAKIINAGLNYIPSFEVKFFVDTDSNNVVDQVLSTVTASNLPAGDSLIVSSTSQILNLQRKTLVAVSVNFQNESDTLNNYFEKFIEPGFASDIIKINEVMYNTSSERPEWIELVNVSSDSVNLKDWSISDVLTSHTKAIISSQDVYVLPNEYFIISRDTSFLRFYPDVQCKIFYASFGTLGNTSDGVVLYDFRNGIIDSLFYRSSWGSKTNVSLERISLSESTNDSTNWTLSLSQKGSTPGEVNSIFNLPSYQRNSVVINEIMFDPDIDNSEYIEFYNTSNDSVNIGGWTISDENGTSHKLFSSSFSLPPKAYFLLIADSIMLEKFNLSNYDFKNIIGTSSLGLVNTGELILLRDVKGNVIDSVFYSSKWHNRNFITTKNRSLERINPNLSSNDPLNWSSCVNSLGGTPGFVNSIFAENTNLQLNISVSPNPFSPDNDGFEDFTIINYNLSKSVSQIKLKIFDSRGRLVRTIYSNQPGGSAGSVIFDGLNDDGNALRMGIYIVLLEALNDNSGTVETLKTTVVIARKLN is encoded by the coding sequence ATGAAAAAATTATACTTCATTATTTCACTTATATGTATTCAGCAGATTTTCTCTCAGACAGATACTTCGGTTATTTTTTCTGAGATAATGTTTTATCCATCAAGTGGTAACAATGAGTTTGTCGAACTTTTTAATTTAAGTACTACAGAATCAATCAATTTATCCAATTGGAAAATAAAGTATTACACTTCAACAGCTGATGTGATTACCGATGCCGGCTTCGGAACGGTACTTCCTCCTCAGTCTTTCGCAATAATTTTTGAAAATGATTATGACATCATCAACGGAATTTACTCTGGCCTTGTGCCGGCAAATGCACTGATATTAAAAATTTCTGACGGCTCGTTTGGCTCATCCGGAATGGCTAATACGACCAGCAGACCTTTATGGTTAATAAATACAGCTAATGATACAATTGATTATTATTTTTATTCGGCTGATAACCTTCAGACTTTTTCAGATGAAAAGATTCTGATGAACAGAGATTCTTCTCAAACTAATTGGGCAAATTCTCTTGTCTCAAACGGTACACCCGGATTTTCAAATTCAGTTACTCCGTTAAACTATGATTTGCAGTTGTCATCTCTGATTTTCAATCCTCCGCAACCAATACTCGGAGAGGATGTAACATTGAACGCAACCGTAAGTAACAGAGGCGTTTTGAATGCTTCGAATTTTCTTGTCGAAATTTTTAATGATACTAATTTCGATTCGATCGGTCAGGGAAGTGAAATTATTTACTCACAGTCTTATTCAAATCTTGTAAGTGGTGATTCGATAGTCGCTTCAACCATACTTACAAACCTGCAGATGGGTTATTATCAGATTATTGCCAAAGTAACATTTAATGAAGATGAAAATCCTCAGAATAATCAGTTAATCAAATTGCTAAGAATTTATTCTCCCGGAAATGTATATAATGATTTAGTAATAAATGAGATTATGTATGCCCCTTTGAGTGGTCAGCCGGAGTGGATAGAGTTACTGAACAAATCAGCAAATCCTGTGAATCTGAAGAAGTGGAATTTTTCTGATGCAACATCAAGTATTACAATCACTAATCAGGATTTCATTTTACAACCAGATTCATTCGTTGTGCTTACGGCAGATTCTTCCATACTGAATTATTTTCCCGTAGCTTCTCCAATAATTAAAATTTCGATGCCGGCATTAAATAACACAGGTGATGCTGTTGTGATAAAAGATTCAATGAATTTTTTAGTTGATTCGGTTTCCTATCTGCCATTGTGGGGAGGAAATTCAAACGGCAAATCACTTGAAAGAATTTTTAAAAATAATCCGAGTAATGATCCACAAAACTGGAAGACTTCACAAAGCATATTCAGAGCAACTCCGGGCAAGATAAACTCAGTCACACCAAAAGATTATGACTTAACTATAACTGAGTTTAAACCAATAAATAATTATGGAATAGTTGGTGAGCAGATTTCGTTTAGTTCAAAAATAAAAAATATCGGATTAAATAATTCTGCTCATTTTGATTTGTTGCTTTATCACGATTTAAATCTTGATTCAATTCCTCAAACTAATGAGTTGCTGTCACAACAAAGTTTTATCACTCTTAACATTGCAGACAGTCTTGAAACTGTTTTTAGTACAGTAATTTTCGACGAAGGTGAAAATAATTTTATTCTGAAAATTCAGACCTCACCTGATAATGATACAACTAATAATATTGCATTTAGTAAAATTGTTGGAGTAGTGGTTAATGAAATTCGAAACGATATAGTAATAAATGAGATAATGTACGCACCAACTTCACCGGAACCGGAATGGATCGAGATTTATAATCGCTCAAACAAAATAATTAATCTGCAAGGATATAAAGTTGCCGATGCAGTTGATACAACTAAAGTAATTTCCACTTCTGTTGTATTAAATCCCGGTGAATTTTTTGTAATTGCAAAAGATTCATCAATAACTACCTTTTATAATATTCAATCAGGATTTTTTGTAAACGCATTTCCAACACTAAACAATACGGATGATAAAATAATTCTGCTGGATTCTCTGAATCGTGTAATTGATTCATTGAAATTTTTTTCATCGTGGGGCGGTTTAAATGGAAAATCACTTGAAAGAGTTGATGTTAATTTTTCATCAATAGATTCATTAAACTGGAAGACATCTTTAAGTCGTTATAAAGCAACACCGGGAACATTCAATTCCGTTACGAAGAAAGATTATGATTTACTCGTCTCTGAAATTCTGTTCACACCAAAATTTCCTTTGAATGGTGATAATGTTGGTGTTGCTGCTGTAATTAAAAACATCGGAAATTTGTCGGCATCTTTTACATTAAGATTATTTGAAGATACAAATCTTGACTCTCTGCCCGATATTCTGATCGAAACTTCTTCGCAATTTCAATTAGCAAATGATGATTCAGTGATTGTGAACTTTTCATACCTGATTCAGAATTTAACGAGTAAAAAAGCATTTTACATTATCGCTGATTTTCAGAGTGACCAGGATACTTCAAATAATTATTTCTATAAAATTATTGAGCCAGGATTTCCACCACAGACAATCGTAGTAAATGAAATAATGTTTGCACCAGCTGGTGGTGAACCTGAATGGATTGAGCTTTATAACAATTTATCCGAACAAATTAATCTTAACGGCTGGAAAATTTCTGATGTTCTTACAACACCGGTTGCTGTAGAGATAAAATCCAATCTGATAATTGCTCCGAATGAATATGTTATACTTACCAGGGATACAACAATCTTTGATTATCACAGATTTATACCATCCCAGATTTTAAAATTAAATTTACCTAATCTTAATAACGACTTTGATGGAGTGGTACTTAAAGATAAACGTGGTTTTACAATTGATTCGGTTTACTACTCAAATCAATGGGGAGGAACAAACGGCTATTCTCTCGAAAGGATTTCGTCATTGATTAATTCGAATCAATCGTCAAACTGGTCAAGCAGTAAAGATGTTGAGCAAAGTACGCCGGGAAGAATTAACAGTTTTACACCAAAAGAGTTTGATCTTCTTGTTTCAGAAATCATATTTAATCCGAGGTTTCCTGTTTTGAATGATGATGTTAATATGTCAGCAAAAATTATTAATGCGGGACTGAATTATATCCCTTCGTTTGAAGTTAAATTTTTTGTGGATACAGATTCGAATAATGTTGTTGATCAAGTGCTTTCAACTGTTACTGCGTCAAATCTTCCGGCTGGCGATTCTTTAATTGTAAGTTCAACTTCACAAATTCTGAATCTTCAAAGAAAAACTTTGGTGGCAGTATCAGTAAACTTTCAGAATGAATCTGATACTCTGAATAATTATTTTGAAAAATTTATTGAACCTGGCTTTGCTTCAGATATAATTAAAATAAATGAAGTGATGTACAATACTTCTTCCGAAAGACCTGAATGGATTGAACTTGTTAATGTTTCATCTGATTCTGTAAATCTGAAAGATTGGAGTATCAGCGATGTGTTAACATCTCATACAAAAGCAATAATCTCTTCACAGGATGTTTATGTATTACCCAACGAATATTTTATCATTTCAAGAGACACATCTTTTTTAAGATTTTATCCTGATGTTCAATGCAAAATATTTTATGCAAGCTTCGGCACATTGGGAAACACTTCGGACGGAGTTGTTTTGTATGATTTCAGAAACGGAATTATTGATAGTTTATTCTATCGTTCTTCGTGGGGAAGCAAGACTAATGTTTCTCTTGAACGAATAAGTTTAAGCGAATCTACAAATGACAGTACAAACTGGACATTATCGCTTTCTCAAAAGGGAAGTACACCGGGCGAAGTAAATTCTATTTTTAACTTACCATCTTATCAAAGGAACTCTGTTGTTATAAATGAAATTATGTTTGATCCTGATATTGATAACAGCGAGTATATTGAATTTTATAATACCAGCAATGATTCTGTAAATATTGGTGGCTGGACAATCTCTGATGAAAATGGTACTTCACATAAGTTGTTTTCATCAAGCTTTTCACTTCCACCAAAAGCATATTTCCTTTTGATAGCCGATTCAATCATGCTTGAAAAATTTAATCTGAGTAATTATGACTTTAAAAATATTATTGGGACATCCTCACTTGGATTAGTTAACACAGGCGAATTAATTCTTCTCAGAGATGTTAAAGGAAATGTCATTGATTCGGTCTTTTATTCTAGCAAATGGCATAACAGAAATTTTATTACAACAAAGAACAGATCACTCGAAAGAATCAATCCGAACTTAAGTAGTAATGATCCGCTTAACTGGAGCAGTTGCGTTAATTCTCTTGGCGGAACTCCTGGATTTGTTAACAGCATATTTGCCGAGAATACAAATCTGCAATTAAATATTTCCGTTTCGCCCAATCCATTCTCACCTGATAATGATGGCTTTGAAGATTTTACAATCATCAATTATAATCTCTCCAAATCAGTATCTCAGATTAAACTGAAAATTTTTGACAGTCGTGGAAGATTGGTAAGAACCATTTACAGCAATCAACCAGGTGGTTCGGCAGGTTCAGTAATATTTGACGGATTGAATGATGATGGTAACGCTTTGAGAATGGGAATTTATATAGTTCTGCTTGAAGCACTGAATGATAATAGTGGAACAGTTGAAACTCTAAAAACCACAGTTGTTATTGCGAGAAAATTAAATTAA
- the sppA gene encoding signal peptide peptidase SppA, with product MKKIFLLILFAAVPILSQINFPSYYHQNDMSLAPAGALKFGLYGWDNPAILSTLHQPDFLFTWNDRIGDWNDFNNWGIFTAIPNFGFTMYNQSFDKYHITDFKLSAGFGNNSFSAGFGYGWSTGDVTYFNRADLFTLGLLFRPNKFFSIGLVGNLPTNGEREGIIDAAYRIFGNELITLFGDYVFSRDMDPEETNYSFGAAAEPLDGLRLVGRYFEDKRINVGIELSFGSFGLMTISHLDKNGKQFYNTHGIRAGAYDRNIFRKFSSDNKIVEMNLNGGLKYQTFRFFDNSNSLIDLIDKIETSKNDKSVSAIAINLSGAIINREMLWEVREKLKEFKSSGKRVYIYIDRAGMDEYHFASVADKIILDPMGTIALNGYLIGRTFLKGSLDKIGIGFHELKYFKYKSAAETYSRESFSEADREQRQRLVDEYYDVARKDICEGRKFTTSKFDKLVDSLIAYLPEEALKLNLADTLGRWSEISKIIESYEGKSKTLINSASLEKYNLPLDNYWSEKQKIAIIYAIGGTSMDDGIKARSLSRQVESAFSDNNVKAIVLRVDSPGGDALAADLIAEMLRKNKGKKPIIVSQGFVAASGGYWLSMYADTIVAAPTTITGSIGVIGSFFYNKNLKENLGLSTDFVKRGKFADLGFGFTLPIIPVSLPDRDFTEEESQIVETRIKTLYKDFVNRVSAGRKKSFEEIEKIAQGRVWSGRDGLKIGLVDVIGGLNEAIEIARIKSGLDKNEYELREYPPKPFININQFLPDLLPIKFESNSPIMEDLMLRLKYNGEPMLMMPLDDLDLISNWTY from the coding sequence ATGAAAAAAATATTTCTGTTAATTTTATTTGCAGCAGTTCCGATTTTATCTCAGATTAATTTTCCTTCATACTATCATCAAAATGATATGTCGCTTGCACCGGCCGGAGCACTAAAGTTCGGACTTTATGGCTGGGATAATCCCGCTATACTTTCAACTTTGCATCAACCCGACTTTTTATTCACCTGGAATGACAGAATAGGTGATTGGAATGATTTTAATAATTGGGGAATATTTACTGCAATTCCGAACTTCGGATTTACAATGTACAATCAATCATTCGATAAATATCATATAACGGATTTTAAGTTATCTGCAGGATTTGGTAACAATTCTTTCAGTGCAGGTTTTGGATATGGTTGGTCAACAGGTGATGTGACTTATTTCAATCGGGCTGATCTATTCACACTTGGATTGTTATTTCGACCGAACAAATTTTTTTCAATCGGATTGGTTGGAAATCTTCCGACAAACGGTGAAAGGGAAGGCATTATTGATGCGGCTTACAGAATATTCGGGAATGAACTGATTACATTATTCGGTGATTATGTTTTTTCCCGTGATATGGACCCCGAAGAAACTAATTATAGCTTTGGTGCAGCAGCAGAACCACTTGATGGTCTCAGATTGGTAGGAAGATATTTTGAAGATAAAAGAATTAATGTCGGAATCGAATTAAGTTTTGGAAGTTTTGGATTGATGACTATCTCGCATCTTGATAAAAATGGAAAACAATTTTACAACACACACGGAATTCGTGCCGGCGCTTATGACAGAAATATCTTTCGAAAGTTTTCATCTGATAATAAAATTGTTGAGATGAACTTAAACGGTGGATTGAAATACCAGACTTTCAGATTTTTTGACAATTCAAATTCACTTATTGATTTGATTGATAAAATTGAGACTTCAAAAAATGATAAATCAGTTTCTGCAATTGCTATAAATTTATCCGGTGCAATTATAAACAGAGAAATGCTGTGGGAAGTGAGAGAAAAACTTAAAGAGTTCAAATCAAGTGGTAAGCGTGTTTACATTTACATCGACCGAGCAGGAATGGATGAATATCATTTTGCTTCGGTGGCTGACAAAATCATTCTTGATCCGATGGGCACAATTGCTCTTAATGGTTATTTAATCGGGAGGACTTTTCTGAAAGGAAGTTTGGATAAAATTGGAATCGGATTTCACGAGTTAAAATACTTTAAATACAAATCAGCAGCAGAAACATACTCGCGGGAAAGTTTCAGTGAAGCAGACAGAGAACAGCGCCAGCGATTGGTTGATGAATATTATGATGTTGCAAGAAAAGATATTTGTGAAGGAAGAAAGTTTACAACATCGAAGTTTGATAAACTTGTAGATAGTCTGATCGCATATCTTCCTGAAGAAGCTTTGAAATTGAATCTTGCCGATACTCTTGGAAGATGGAGTGAAATAAGTAAAATCATTGAATCTTATGAAGGCAAATCAAAAACTTTAATTAATTCTGCTTCGCTTGAGAAGTATAATCTTCCCTTGGATAATTATTGGAGTGAAAAGCAAAAGATTGCAATTATTTATGCGATTGGCGGTACATCAATGGATGACGGAATAAAAGCGAGAAGTCTTAGCAGACAGGTTGAATCAGCTTTTTCAGATAACAATGTTAAAGCAATTGTGCTTCGTGTGGATTCTCCCGGTGGTGATGCTCTCGCAGCAGATTTAATTGCAGAAATGTTGAGAAAAAATAAAGGTAAAAAACCAATTATTGTTTCTCAGGGTTTCGTTGCTGCTTCCGGTGGCTACTGGCTTTCAATGTATGCTGATACTATTGTTGCTGCTCCAACTACAATAACAGGTTCAATTGGCGTAATTGGTTCATTCTTCTACAATAAAAATCTAAAGGAAAATTTAGGTTTATCAACAGATTTTGTTAAACGTGGTAAGTTTGCTGATCTTGGCTTTGGGTTTACTCTTCCGATAATTCCGGTCTCCTTGCCAGACAGAGATTTTACAGAAGAAGAATCTCAGATTGTGGAAACGAGAATTAAAACTCTTTATAAAGATTTTGTAAACAGAGTTTCAGCCGGAAGAAAAAAGTCTTTTGAAGAAATCGAAAAAATTGCACAGGGAAGAGTCTGGAGCGGAAGAGACGGTTTGAAAATCGGTTTGGTTGATGTCATTGGCGGACTTAATGAAGCAATTGAAATAGCAAGAATTAAATCTGGTCTTGATAAAAACGAATATGAATTGAGAGAATATCCACCGAAACCATTTATCAACATAAATCAGTTTTTACCAGATTTACTTCCGATTAAGTTTGAAAGTAACTCACCGATTATGGAAGATTTAATGCTTAGACTTAAGTATAACGGCGAACCAATGTTGATGATGCCATTGGATGATTTGGATTTGATTAGTAACTGGACATATTAA
- a CDS encoding ABC transporter ATP-binding protein, whose translation MIEINNLHKNFGRKEVLRGVNLKIEPGETIVIIGRSGCGKSVLIKHIVGLLVPDKGYVKVEDKIVNELNTKELYELRRKFGFLFQGAALFDSMTVEENVALPLIESFNNYTLKEVRKIVEEKLELVGLSGVLNLKPAELSGGMKKRVGLARALVTNPSYILYDEPTTGLDPIMSDSIDQLIKELAEKLNVTSVVVTHDMYSVKNVAKKVAMMNDGIIYFIGKPEELLNSKDKVIMDFIRRTEV comes from the coding sequence ATGATAGAGATAAATAATCTTCATAAAAATTTCGGAAGAAAAGAAGTATTACGAGGTGTCAATTTAAAGATTGAACCCGGAGAAACTATTGTAATTATCGGCCGAAGCGGATGCGGTAAAAGTGTACTGATTAAGCATATTGTAGGATTGCTTGTTCCGGATAAAGGTTATGTTAAAGTTGAAGATAAAATTGTAAATGAACTAAACACAAAAGAATTGTATGAGTTAAGAAGAAAGTTCGGCTTTCTGTTTCAGGGCGCCGCTCTTTTTGATTCAATGACTGTTGAGGAAAATGTTGCTCTACCATTAATTGAATCTTTTAATAATTACACACTGAAAGAAGTCCGTAAGATTGTCGAAGAGAAACTTGAGCTGGTTGGACTTAGCGGCGTATTAAATTTAAAGCCGGCAGAACTTTCCGGCGGAATGAAAAAACGAGTCGGGCTTGCCCGTGCACTTGTGACTAATCCTTCATATATTCTTTATGATGAACCAACAACCGGACTTGATCCTATAATGTCTGATTCAATCGATCAACTTATCAAAGAGCTTGCAGAAAAACTCAATGTAACTTCGGTTGTTGTTACTCACGATATGTATAGCGTTAAGAATGTAGCCAAAAAAGTGGCTATGATGAACGATGGCATTATTTACTTTATCGGTAAACCAGAAGAACTTCTTAATTCAAAAGATAAAGTAATAATGGATTTCATTCGTCGTACAGAAGTTTAG
- a CDS encoding DUF4397 domain-containing protein, giving the protein MLIKKMLFVILTFVTAISFAACSDDENTTSPTPTEKANVLVVHASPDAPGVDLLVDNTVAGTNLTFPNNTGYLSVNAGTRNVKVNVTGTSTTVIQANLNLVANKNYSVFAVNQVSAIEPLVFEDDLITPASGKAHVRFIHLSPNAPAVNITLTDGTIVFGNVAFKGSVNFTPLNAGIYNLQVRDAATNQTVVLELPNINLQAGKIYTVFAKGLLGGTGVQELGAQIIVNK; this is encoded by the coding sequence ATGCTAATCAAGAAAATGTTGTTCGTAATTCTAACTTTCGTGACAGCTATATCATTTGCAGCTTGCAGTGATGATGAGAATACAACTTCACCAACACCTACAGAAAAAGCTAATGTACTCGTTGTTCACGCTTCGCCGGATGCACCAGGAGTTGACTTATTAGTTGATAACACTGTTGCCGGAACTAATCTAACTTTCCCGAACAACACCGGTTATTTATCAGTTAACGCCGGAACAAGAAATGTAAAAGTTAATGTAACAGGTACTTCTACAACTGTTATTCAGGCAAATCTTAATTTGGTAGCGAATAAGAATTACTCAGTATTTGCAGTCAATCAGGTTAGTGCAATAGAGCCATTAGTTTTTGAAGATGATTTAATAACACCAGCAAGCGGTAAAGCTCATGTTAGATTTATTCATTTATCACCAAATGCTCCTGCTGTTAATATTACATTAACCGACGGAACAATTGTATTTGGCAATGTTGCATTCAAGGGCTCCGTTAATTTTACTCCACTGAATGCAGGAATTTATAATCTTCAGGTAAGAGATGCAGCAACAAATCAAACAGTAGTATTAGAACTTCCAAACATTAATCTTCAGGCAGGAAAAATATATACTGTATTTGCAAAAGGATTGCTTGGTGGAACCGGAGTTCAGGAATTAGGTGCTCAGATAATTGTGAACAAATAA
- a CDS encoding SDR family NAD(P)-dependent oxidoreductase → MNLKNKVILITGASSGIGEAVARKFADEGALLALTARRKDIIDKIAQQLEVKTRVASYKCDVTNIDEVRNVYRQIKIDFGKIDIAFLNSGVSFRSGIKEFDSAKARQIFDTNVMGLINFVEVLLPDFMNEKNGVIVGVSSLADSRGFPKSGFYCASKAAASIFLESLRIELKPYNVKVITIRPGFVKTPMTDKNEFFMPFLMEPEKAADIIIRGIKKEKNRIQFPFAISLAVRILRIIPDSLFEYLALREPIPKK, encoded by the coding sequence ATGAACTTGAAGAACAAAGTTATCCTGATTACTGGTGCATCATCCGGAATAGGCGAAGCTGTTGCCAGAAAGTTTGCTGATGAAGGAGCTTTATTGGCACTTACTGCAAGAAGAAAAGATATAATTGATAAAATTGCCCAACAACTTGAAGTAAAAACCAGAGTTGCATCTTATAAATGCGATGTAACAAACATAGATGAAGTTCGTAATGTTTATCGACAGATAAAAATTGATTTTGGAAAAATTGATATTGCATTTCTAAATTCGGGTGTAAGTTTTCGTTCTGGTATAAAAGAATTCGATTCAGCCAAAGCCCGGCAAATCTTTGATACTAATGTGATGGGATTGATAAATTTTGTCGAAGTACTTCTTCCGGATTTTATGAATGAAAAAAATGGAGTTATAGTTGGTGTATCAAGTCTTGCCGACAGCAGGGGTTTTCCCAAAAGCGGATTTTATTGTGCAAGTAAAGCTGCTGCCTCAATATTTCTAGAAAGTCTTAGAATAGAATTGAAGCCATATAATGTGAAGGTAATTACTATAAGACCTGGCTTTGTTAAAACTCCAATGACTGATAAGAATGAATTTTTCATGCCTTTTCTGATGGAACCTGAAAAAGCAGCTGATATAATTATCAGAGGAATTAAAAAAGAAAAAAACAGGATTCAATTTCCATTTGCAATATCATTAGCAGTAAGAATATTAAGAATTATTCCTGATTCATTGTTTGAATATCTTGCTTTGCGTGAGCCAATACCTAAAAAGTGA
- a CDS encoding CBS domain-containing protein produces the protein METIKDIIKGREIYTVESGTSVKAAVNYMAEKGVGLVPVLKDGKLVGVFSERDLVKRVIAKEKDINSTLVDDVMSTNLVIAKIDETTEQAMAKMKEAKTRHILLIDNDNLVGVLSVRDLLEIDLNQCKTTVEVLHNYIYSK, from the coding sequence ATGGAAACTATCAAAGATATAATAAAAGGTCGTGAGATTTACACAGTTGAATCCGGCACTTCTGTTAAAGCTGCAGTAAATTACATGGCTGAAAAAGGCGTCGGGCTTGTTCCTGTTCTTAAAGATGGTAAGCTTGTTGGTGTTTTCTCTGAAAGAGACCTGGTTAAAAGAGTAATTGCAAAAGAAAAAGATATAAATTCAACTCTGGTTGATGATGTAATGTCAACAAATCTTGTAATTGCAAAAATCGATGAGACAACAGAGCAGGCAATGGCAAAAATGAAGGAAGCAAAAACAAGGCATATACTTTTAATTGATAATGATAATCTTGTCGGAGTTTTATCCGTAAGAGATTTACTTGAGATAGATTTAAATCAATGTAAAACCACTGTCGAAGTACTTCACAATTATATCTATTCAAAATAA